A window of Reinekea marina contains these coding sequences:
- a CDS encoding GatB/YqeY domain-containing protein, producing MSELKQRLNQAMKDAMRAKDKPRLGTIRLILAELKRIEVDEQIEINDSRVLAVLDKMNKQRRDSIAQFKAADRDDLAAIELNEQEVISTFLPAAMTANEIADLVKEAMTATNATSMADMGKVMGYIKPKAQGRADIGEVSKLIKKALT from the coding sequence ATGTCTGAGCTCAAGCAGCGTCTTAATCAAGCAATGAAAGACGCCATGCGGGCTAAAGATAAGCCTCGTTTAGGTACGATTCGCTTAATTTTAGCCGAGCTCAAACGCATAGAAGTTGACGAACAGATTGAAATTAATGATAGCAGAGTACTTGCCGTACTCGATAAAATGAACAAACAACGACGGGATTCCATAGCCCAATTTAAGGCTGCGGACCGCGATGATCTTGCCGCGATCGAACTAAATGAACAGGAGGTGATATCTACTTTTCTCCCGGCGGCGATGACAGCAAACGAAATAGCTGACCTAGTTAAAGAAGCAATGACAGCAACAAATGCCACTTCAATGGCAGATATGGGCAAGGTAATGGGTTACATTAAGCCTAAAGCTCAGGGTCGAGCCGATATCGGCGAAGTGAGTAAACTGATTAAAAAAGCACTCACTTAA
- the rpsU gene encoding 30S ribosomal protein S21 — translation MPHVKVKDNEPFDVALRRFKRSCEKAGVLSEVRRREHYEKPTWVRQRAKASAVKRHLKKLQRENKRLVRQY, via the coding sequence ATGCCACACGTTAAAGTTAAAGATAACGAGCCATTTGACGTAGCACTACGTCGTTTCAAACGTTCTTGCGAAAAAGCAGGTGTACTTTCTGAAGTACGTCGTCGTGAGCACTATGAGAAGCCAACTTGGGTTCGTCAGCGCGCTAAAGCGTCTGCTGTTAAGCGTCACCTGAAGAAACTACAGCGCGAAAACAAGCGTTTAGTTCGCCAGTACTAA